A single genomic interval of Adhaeribacter pallidiroseus harbors:
- the yihA gene encoding ribosome biogenesis GTP-binding protein YihA/YsxC, whose translation MIIKEAKFVSSNTEVAKCPETTLPEYAFIGRSNVGKSSLINMLTERSKLAKTSSLPGKTQLINHFIINDTWYLVDLPGYGWARVSQTSREKWSKMVKAYLRNRSNLACVFLLIDSRLEPQKTDLEFIQVLGTMGVPFVLVFTKTDKQSGQKTQANIATFKKTLLQTWEELPRLFITSAAEKKGREELLEFIAETNDQLHKI comes from the coding sequence ATGATTATAAAAGAAGCTAAATTTGTAAGCAGTAATACAGAGGTAGCTAAATGCCCGGAAACCACTTTACCGGAGTACGCTTTTATCGGCCGGTCTAACGTTGGTAAATCTTCCTTAATTAACATGCTTACCGAGCGGAGTAAGTTAGCTAAAACCTCGTCCTTGCCCGGCAAAACGCAGTTAATTAATCATTTTATCATTAACGACACCTGGTATTTAGTAGATCTACCCGGCTACGGCTGGGCCCGGGTGAGCCAAACCTCCCGCGAAAAATGGTCGAAGATGGTAAAAGCTTACCTGCGTAACCGCAGCAATCTGGCCTGCGTGTTTTTATTAATTGATTCCCGGCTGGAACCGCAAAAAACGGATTTGGAATTTATTCAGGTACTCGGGACAATGGGCGTTCCTTTTGTATTGGTTTTTACCAAAACCGATAAACAATCCGGGCAGAAAACGCAAGCCAATATTGCTACTTTTAAAAAGACCCTGCTGCAAACCTGGGAAGAGCTGCCCCGCCTGTTTATTACCTCGGCGGCGGAGAAAAAAGGGCGCGAGGAACTCTTGGAGTTTATCGCGGAAACCAACGATCAACTGCATAAAATTTAA
- a CDS encoding energy transducer TonB, translating into MRLKLSVFILSLAFFATANAAFAQTTAPAPEAPKSKVGTDKVLPFAEFYEGGQTALYEFIGQELKYPALAKRNRIMGQVIIAFTMNEDGTVANAKVLKNIGGGCGDEALRVVKLLKFNAPGFASNYSIPINFKL; encoded by the coding sequence ATGCGTTTAAAATTATCAGTTTTCATTTTAAGTCTGGCTTTCTTTGCCACCGCTAATGCAGCTTTTGCTCAAACTACGGCTCCAGCCCCGGAAGCGCCTAAATCTAAAGTAGGCACCGACAAAGTATTGCCATTTGCCGAATTTTACGAAGGCGGCCAAACGGCCCTGTACGAGTTTATTGGGCAAGAACTAAAATACCCGGCATTAGCCAAACGTAACCGCATTATGGGCCAGGTAATTATTGCGTTCACCATGAACGAAGACGGTACCGTAGCCAACGCGAAAGTTTTAAAAAATATTGGGGGTGGCTGCGGCGACGAAGCGTTGCGCGTGGTAAAATTATTAAAATTTAATGCCCCGGGGTTTGCTTCCAATTACAGCATTCCCATTAACTTTAAGCTTTAA
- a CDS encoding DUF5606 family protein, with protein sequence MPVNLKDIASISGMSGLYRIVSPTRSGVIIETLDDKASRQVAQSKHRISLLHEISIYTEDAEVTVPLADVFERIRQKYGVAIPVNSKSSNNELFSFIQEIIPDYDRSRVYVSDIKKLVSWYAIVSKYVPFTEAETNPEPAAEEPALIEPTTADSESKES encoded by the coding sequence ATGCCCGTTAATTTAAAAGATATTGCCTCCATTTCCGGTATGAGCGGTTTGTACCGGATTGTCAGTCCTACCCGTAGTGGCGTTATTATTGAAACGCTGGATGATAAAGCCAGCCGGCAGGTAGCCCAATCGAAACATCGCATTTCGTTGTTGCACGAAATATCTATTTATACCGAAGATGCCGAAGTTACCGTGCCGTTAGCCGATGTATTCGAGCGCATTCGCCAGAAGTATGGGGTAGCAATTCCCGTTAATAGCAAATCCAGTAATAACGAATTGTTTAGCTTTATTCAGGAAATTATTCCGGACTATGACCGTTCGCGGGTGTACGTGTCAGATATTAAAAAACTGGTGAGTTGGTACGCCATTGTAAGCAAGTACGTGCCGTTTACCGAAGCAGAAACAAACCCGGAACCGGCGGCGGAAGAACCGGCCCTCATTGAACCAACAACCGCTGACTCCGAAAGCAAAGAATCTTAA
- a CDS encoding aspartate kinase, translating to MKVFKFGGASVKDAAAVRNVGAIMQVQSVPANFILVVVSAMGKTTNALEQVFDKAFYQQDYQPALSQVQEYHNQIIKELFAEQHPVYEQVEELFQLLTEYLQTINPAALYDLQYDQVVSYGELLASIILKNYLQAVNLPSTWLDCRQVIRTDRIWREARLDWPETETKIKAVVKPLLETTHVITQGFLGGTDEGLTTTLGREGSDYSAAIFAHCLPAESVTIWKDVAGLLNADPKLFPDPILYPEISYQETVEMAYYGASVIHPKTIKPLANSHIPLYVKSFLNPEASGTIIHDCQHENITPAFIVKPHQCLISFQEKDYAFINESNLSTIFAALAQYRFKINLMQNSAISFSICTDYEANRLEMFRQSLQDQFNIHYNTRLTLFTIKNYDEPSVARLTQNQTILLEQRSRTTFQFVSKE from the coding sequence ATGAAAGTATTTAAATTTGGGGGTGCCTCGGTAAAAGACGCGGCGGCTGTGCGAAACGTGGGTGCTATAATGCAAGTACAATCGGTGCCGGCTAATTTTATATTGGTAGTGGTATCGGCCATGGGTAAAACCACTAACGCTTTAGAACAAGTATTTGACAAAGCTTTTTACCAGCAAGATTACCAACCCGCCTTAAGCCAAGTACAAGAATATCATAACCAGATAATCAAAGAATTATTTGCGGAGCAACATCCAGTATACGAACAGGTAGAAGAATTATTTCAGCTATTAACGGAATACCTCCAAACTATAAACCCGGCGGCCTTGTACGATTTGCAATATGATCAGGTGGTAAGTTACGGGGAACTGCTGGCTTCCATTATTTTAAAAAATTACCTGCAAGCAGTAAACCTACCCAGTACCTGGCTGGATTGCCGGCAAGTAATCCGGACAGATCGTATTTGGCGGGAAGCCCGTTTAGACTGGCCAGAAACCGAGACTAAAATAAAAGCCGTAGTAAAGCCGCTCTTGGAGACCACGCACGTAATTACCCAGGGGTTTTTAGGTGGTACCGATGAAGGTTTAACGACTACCTTAGGCCGGGAAGGTTCGGATTACTCGGCGGCTATATTCGCCCATTGCCTCCCCGCCGAGTCGGTTACGATCTGGAAAGATGTAGCGGGTTTATTAAATGCCGACCCGAAATTGTTCCCGGATCCTATATTATACCCGGAAATTTCGTACCAGGAAACCGTAGAAATGGCATATTACGGGGCTAGCGTGATCCATCCCAAAACCATTAAACCGCTTGCGAATAGCCACATTCCGCTTTACGTTAAATCTTTTTTAAATCCAGAGGCTTCGGGTACTATTATTCACGATTGCCAACACGAGAACATTACGCCGGCCTTTATTGTGAAGCCCCACCAATGCTTAATTTCTTTTCAGGAAAAAGATTATGCTTTTATCAACGAAAGCAACCTGAGTACTATATTTGCCGCCCTGGCCCAGTACCGGTTTAAGATAAACCTGATGCAAAATTCGGCAATCTCTTTTTCTATATGCACCGATTACGAAGCAAACCGGCTGGAGATGTTCCGGCAGTCCTTGCAGGATCAGTTTAATATTCACTACAATACCCGTTTAACTTTGTTTACCATTAAGAACTACGACGAGCCCAGCGTAGCGCGTTTAACGCAAAACCAAACTATCTTGCTGGAGCAGCGCTCCCGTACTACTTTTCAGTTTGTGAGTAAAGAGTAG
- a CDS encoding 3-deoxy-D-manno-octulosonic acid transferase, with protein MTLLLYKLGIQFYNLLLWTSAPFHPKAKLWVHGRKDFFTGMAQKVSGNQAPVVWFHCASLGEFEQGRPVMEQIKQDYPGYKIALTFFSPSGYEIRKNYSGADYIFYLPLDTPANAQQFIALLKPKLAIFVKYEFWYYYLAELHQQQIPVISIAAIFRENQLFFQPYGAFYRNILKLFTHLFTQDPESANLLLTHGIKQVSVAGDTRFDRVLQNAKAAKDIPIVEKFKNKEPIMVIGSSWLADLRILLPFIQENLHKLKFIIAPHEINQSEMKEMLVQFSGKATRYSQASLENVQDYRILMIDNIGLLASLYQYGSYAYIGGAFGKGLHNTLEAAVFGLPLFFGPVYTKFREAVDLVKLGCAFPVKNTGELHQQFERIFSDEIEQQRITKTASQYVIQQAGATSKIMAACEQWLPKTA; from the coding sequence ATGACACTTTTACTATACAAGCTGGGAATTCAGTTTTATAATCTTTTGCTCTGGACAAGCGCACCTTTCCACCCGAAAGCGAAACTTTGGGTACATGGCCGAAAGGATTTCTTTACCGGTATGGCCCAAAAAGTATCCGGTAATCAAGCGCCGGTAGTTTGGTTTCATTGTGCTTCGCTCGGCGAATTTGAGCAGGGCCGCCCGGTCATGGAACAGATCAAGCAAGATTATCCGGGGTATAAGATTGCCTTAACTTTTTTCTCTCCATCGGGCTACGAAATAAGAAAAAACTACTCGGGTGCGGATTATATCTTTTACTTGCCCCTGGATACTCCGGCCAACGCGCAGCAATTTATAGCACTGTTAAAGCCAAAACTGGCAATTTTTGTAAAGTACGAATTCTGGTATTATTACTTAGCCGAGTTACACCAACAGCAGATCCCGGTAATTTCCATTGCGGCTATTTTCCGCGAAAATCAATTGTTCTTTCAGCCCTACGGCGCTTTTTACCGGAATATTTTAAAATTATTTACGCACTTGTTTACCCAGGACCCAGAATCGGCTAATTTGCTCTTGACACACGGTATTAAGCAGGTAAGCGTAGCCGGCGACACCCGCTTCGACCGGGTTTTACAAAACGCAAAGGCAGCTAAAGATATACCTATAGTAGAAAAATTTAAAAATAAAGAACCCATTATGGTAATTGGCAGTAGCTGGCTCGCCGATCTGCGTATTTTATTGCCTTTTATTCAGGAAAACCTACATAAGCTCAAGTTTATTATTGCTCCGCACGAAATTAACCAATCGGAGATGAAAGAAATGCTTGTACAATTTTCCGGTAAAGCTACCCGCTACTCCCAAGCCAGTTTGGAAAATGTGCAAGACTACCGGATTTTAATGATTGATAACATTGGTTTACTAGCCTCTTTATACCAGTACGGCTCGTATGCGTACATTGGCGGTGCTTTTGGCAAAGGCTTGCATAACACCCTGGAAGCCGCGGTATTTGGCTTACCTTTGTTTTTTGGTCCGGTTTACACTAAATTCCGGGAAGCCGTGGATTTAGTAAAATTAGGCTGCGCCTTTCCGGTAAAAAATACTGGTGAATTACATCAACAATTCGAACGTATTTTTTCTGACGAGATCGAACAGCAACGTATTACCAAAACGGCCAGTCAGTATGTAATTCAACAGGCTGGCGCTACTTCTAAAATTATGGCGGCTTGCGAACAATGGCTACCGAAAACAGCATGA
- the rsgA gene encoding ribosome small subunit-dependent GTPase A — protein MKGLVMKSTGSWYLVRTSDGSLYRCRLRGKIKLKDLKVSNPVAVGDIVEFDLEAAGEDTGTIHQIADRENYIIRKSTHKTAHSHVLAANIDRALLVVTLVSPRTSFGFIDRFLITAEAYDIPVTIIYNKSDLYDAETAQYQQQILKMYAHINYPGIICSTVSGQGIPEIRELLTGYKILFSGHSGVGKSTLINQLAPGLALKTTEISDYSDKGKHTTTYAEMFELAPDTFIIDTPGIKELGLVDIAKEELGYYFPEIRERLNQCKYYNCLHVNEPGCAVLQDLKAGKISLTRYESYRGIMAETDNRR, from the coding sequence ATGAAAGGTTTAGTAATGAAATCCACGGGTTCGTGGTACTTGGTTCGTACCAGCGATGGCTCCTTGTACCGGTGCCGGCTACGCGGTAAAATTAAGTTAAAAGATTTAAAAGTGAGTAACCCGGTAGCGGTGGGCGATATAGTAGAATTTGATTTAGAAGCAGCCGGGGAAGATACCGGCACCATTCACCAGATTGCCGACCGTGAAAACTACATCATTCGTAAATCAACGCATAAAACCGCGCATTCGCATGTTTTAGCGGCCAACATCGACCGGGCCTTATTGGTAGTTACCTTGGTGTCGCCGCGTACTTCGTTCGGTTTTATCGACCGTTTTTTAATAACCGCCGAAGCTTACGACATTCCGGTAACGATTATTTACAACAAATCGGATTTGTACGATGCCGAAACTGCGCAGTATCAACAGCAAATTTTAAAAATGTACGCGCACATAAATTACCCCGGCATTATTTGTTCTACCGTTTCGGGGCAAGGTATCCCGGAAATTCGAGAATTATTAACGGGTTACAAAATTCTTTTTTCGGGCCATTCCGGGGTTGGGAAATCTACGCTAATTAATCAGCTGGCACCTGGTTTAGCACTAAAAACCACCGAAATTTCGGATTATTCGGATAAAGGAAAACACACCACTACCTACGCCGAAATGTTTGAGCTAGCGCCCGATACGTTTATTATTGATACGCCGGGCATTAAAGAATTAGGATTAGTGGACATAGCAAAAGAAGAACTAGGTTATTACTTTCCAGAAATCCGGGAGCGCTTGAATCAATGTAAATATTACAACTGCCTGCACGTAAACGAGCCAGGTTGTGCCGTATTGCAAGATTTAAAAGCCGGCAAAATATCGCTTACCCGCTACGAGAGTTACCGCGGCATTATGGCCGAAACCGATAATCGACGTTAA
- a CDS encoding SDR family oxidoreductase, whose product MNLKGATILITGGTLGIGYATAKLLAACGAQVAITGRNPETVQKAAAEIGAFGITADVANPEDVKRTYQEFLQQFGHLDCLINNAGIGEFKTIDQVSLENFQRVYETNVFGAAFMASEAAQLFMAQNHGNIINIASTAGTKGFAGGSVYASSKFALRGMTQCWQAELRKFNVRVMLINPSEVTTAFNQPDRQERSEEDKKLRGQEIAMAIKGALELDDRGFIPELTVWATNPF is encoded by the coding sequence ATGAATCTAAAAGGAGCTACTATCTTAATTACCGGCGGAACTTTGGGCATTGGTTACGCTACTGCTAAACTATTGGCAGCATGCGGCGCCCAAGTAGCTATAACCGGTCGTAATCCGGAGACGGTTCAAAAAGCGGCCGCCGAAATTGGGGCTTTTGGCATAACAGCCGACGTAGCTAATCCGGAGGATGTAAAACGTACGTATCAGGAGTTTTTGCAGCAGTTTGGGCACTTAGATTGTTTGATTAACAACGCGGGGATTGGAGAGTTTAAAACTATTGATCAGGTTTCTCTGGAAAATTTCCAAAGAGTATACGAAACCAATGTATTTGGAGCGGCCTTTATGGCCAGCGAAGCCGCGCAATTGTTTATGGCCCAGAACCACGGTAATATCATTAACATCGCCTCTACAGCCGGTACAAAGGGTTTTGCGGGCGGATCGGTGTATGCTTCGTCTAAGTTTGCTTTACGCGGCATGACGCAGTGCTGGCAAGCAGAATTACGAAAATTCAACGTCCGCGTCATGCTCATAAATCCCAGCGAGGTTACTACGGCTTTTAATCAACCAGATCGCCAGGAACGATCGGAAGAAGATAAGAAATTACGCGGGCAGGAAATTGCGATGGCCATCAAAGGAGCTTTAGAACTAGATGACCGGGGGTTTATTCCAGAATTAACGGTTTGGGCTACTAATCCATTCTAA
- a CDS encoding fasciclin domain-containing protein — MRNNAVKTSQGSLASIIWLLVLMYSATNCQSKKQVEEAREISGINTETSDIIISDSAAKQTQGVKLGQSWIIPDHVILENISEPTSIQRFNKLLKSSELIKTLKGRGPFTLFIPTDSAFEQLDSGSKQQLFTRNNKEDQLQIIKHHLVSGKIVTSDLKDQVVLKAADGNELQIKNNGQVIQVDNATIIVKDGVSTNGVIHVIDRVLLPDAGD; from the coding sequence ATGAGAAACAATGCTGTAAAAACAAGCCAAGGTAGTCTGGCCTCTATTATTTGGCTGCTGGTGTTAATGTACAGTGCAACCAACTGCCAATCTAAAAAACAAGTGGAAGAAGCCCGGGAAATAAGCGGTATTAACACCGAAACATCCGATATCATTATTTCGGATAGTGCGGCTAAACAAACGCAAGGCGTAAAATTAGGCCAGTCCTGGATTATACCGGACCACGTTATTCTGGAAAATATAAGCGAACCAACCAGCATCCAGCGTTTTAATAAGTTACTCAAAAGCTCCGAATTAATAAAAACGTTAAAAGGCAGAGGGCCTTTCACCTTGTTCATCCCCACCGATTCCGCCTTTGAGCAACTAGATTCCGGAAGCAAGCAACAACTTTTTACACGAAATAACAAAGAAGATCAACTGCAAATAATAAAGCACCATCTGGTTTCCGGTAAAATTGTAACTTCTGACTTAAAAGACCAAGTGGTATTAAAAGCCGCCGACGGCAACGAATTACAAATAAAAAATAACGGACAAGTTATTCAAGTAGACAATGCTACTATAATAGTAAAAGACGGCGTTTCCACGAATGGGGTGATTCATGTGATTGACCGCGTGTTACTACCCGACGCCGGGGATTAA
- a CDS encoding peptidylprolyl isomerase — MKTAEIKTAKGVMKVEFYENDAPKTVKNFIDLAQKGYYDGLTFHRVIPDFVIQGGCPNSREGAKGMPGSGGPGYKIDCELNGGNQYHDRGVLSMAHAGRNTGGSQFFICHSRNNTAHLDRNHTCFGKVVEGLDVIDQIKAGDRIEKIEVQETE, encoded by the coding sequence ATGAAAACGGCGGAAATAAAAACGGCGAAAGGAGTCATGAAAGTGGAATTCTATGAAAACGACGCTCCTAAAACCGTAAAAAATTTTATTGACTTAGCACAAAAAGGCTATTATGATGGCTTAACTTTTCACCGCGTTATCCCGGATTTCGTTATTCAGGGAGGTTGCCCGAATTCGCGCGAAGGAGCCAAAGGAATGCCGGGAAGCGGCGGACCTGGCTATAAAATCGATTGCGAGTTAAACGGCGGCAATCAATACCACGACCGGGGTGTTTTATCGATGGCGCACGCCGGCCGGAATACGGGAGGCTCGCAGTTTTTTATCTGCCATAGCCGCAATAACACAGCCCACTTAGACCGGAACCATACTTGTTTTGGCAAAGTAGTGGAAGGTTTAGATGTAATTGATCAGATTAAAGCCGGCGACCGCATCGAGAAAATTGAAGTTCAGGAAACGGAGTAG
- a CDS encoding ZIP family metal transporter → MIHIALWLKAGLWGLLAGSALLLGAAIGYFAPIRQRLVAGIMAFGSGVLISALSFDLMDEAYQQGGFAATGFGFLVGAAIYTFANKLLNKRGAKHRKRSGGQQPKEQENAGSGTALAIGALIDGIPESIVIGISMIKGGNVSLVAVIAIFLSNLPEGLSSSAGMKKAGRSVTYVLGVWSAIALASGISAVGGYTIFGNFSDEVIAAITALAAGAILAMLADTMIPEAFEEAHDYTGLITVIGFLTAFLLSRLTEVG, encoded by the coding sequence ATGATACATATAGCACTATGGCTGAAAGCCGGTTTATGGGGTTTACTGGCCGGGTCGGCTTTGTTATTAGGGGCGGCTATTGGGTATTTCGCACCTATCCGCCAGCGGCTAGTGGCTGGTATTATGGCTTTTGGCAGTGGGGTATTAATTTCAGCGCTCTCCTTTGATTTAATGGACGAAGCGTATCAGCAAGGTGGTTTTGCGGCTACCGGATTTGGCTTTTTAGTAGGAGCTGCCATTTATACTTTTGCAAATAAGTTACTGAATAAAAGAGGTGCGAAGCACCGCAAACGTTCCGGAGGTCAGCAACCCAAAGAGCAGGAAAACGCGGGAAGCGGCACTGCGCTGGCCATCGGGGCCTTAATTGATGGTATTCCGGAATCTATCGTAATTGGCATTAGTATGATAAAAGGGGGAAACGTAAGTTTGGTGGCTGTTATAGCCATATTTCTATCTAATTTACCAGAAGGATTATCCAGCTCAGCGGGTATGAAAAAGGCGGGCCGTTCGGTAACATACGTGTTAGGGGTGTGGAGCGCTATTGCTTTGGCATCCGGTATTTCTGCGGTAGGTGGTTATACCATTTTCGGAAATTTCTCGGATGAAGTAATTGCGGCCATAACGGCCTTAGCAGCAGGTGCCATTCTGGCGATGCTTGCTGATACCATGATACCGGAAGCATTTGAGGAAGCACATGATTATACGGGGCTAATTACCGTCATTGGTTTTTTAACAGCGTTTCTGTTAAGCCGGTTAACGGAAGTTGGTTAG
- a CDS encoding sigma 54-interacting transcriptional regulator, whose translation MNYKNLTPPDLHKIATLGQLKAAGYEPRSVKQELRDNLIQKLKRNENVFPGIYGYEETVIPELQQAILAMHHINLLGLRGQAKTRIARLLVELLDEYIPVVKGSELNDDPLQPLSVYAKDLVAAHGLDTPVTWLHRSERYTEKLATPDVSVADLIGDADPIKAATLKLPYSDERVIHFGLIPRSHRGIFVINELPDLQARIQVSLFNILQEGDIQIRGFKVRLPLDIQFVFTANPEDYTNRGSIVTPLKDRIDSQIITHYPKTLEIGKQITLQEAKIKPEQKQLVKVNQLVNDLIEQVAIEARDSEYVDAKSGVSARLTIAAYENVMSAAERRVLINGESKTYVRVSDFLAAVPAITGKVELVYEGEQEGAAMVAQNLMGKAIRSQFLNYFPDPDKQKKQKDKNPYKPVTDWFGEGHTVDVLATMTTAEYKKALNSVPGLSNLIQKFHPEKDETEKLFLMEFCLHGLAEHSLISRNKLTAGTQFKDLLSSMFTMPSFGSDDDDEDNYK comes from the coding sequence ATGAACTATAAGAACCTTACGCCGCCCGATTTGCATAAAATAGCAACTTTGGGTCAATTAAAAGCAGCTGGCTACGAACCCCGGTCGGTAAAACAAGAACTACGCGACAACTTAATTCAAAAATTAAAACGCAACGAAAATGTTTTTCCGGGAATTTACGGCTACGAAGAAACCGTTATCCCGGAATTACAGCAGGCCATTCTGGCCATGCACCACATAAACTTACTGGGTTTGCGTGGCCAGGCCAAAACCCGGATTGCCCGTTTGCTGGTAGAACTGCTGGACGAATACATACCCGTGGTAAAAGGCTCGGAACTCAACGACGATCCCTTGCAACCTTTATCGGTATACGCGAAAGATTTAGTGGCCGCGCACGGTTTAGATACGCCTGTAACTTGGTTGCACCGCTCGGAGCGGTACACCGAAAAATTAGCTACTCCGGATGTATCCGTAGCCGATTTGATTGGGGACGCTGACCCGATTAAAGCCGCTACTTTAAAACTCCCGTACTCCGATGAGCGGGTGATTCACTTTGGCTTAATTCCGCGTTCGCACCGGGGAATTTTTGTAATTAACGAATTACCCGATTTACAAGCCCGCATTCAGGTATCGTTATTCAACATCCTGCAGGAAGGCGATATTCAAATCCGGGGATTTAAAGTGCGCTTACCGCTGGATATTCAATTTGTGTTTACCGCCAACCCCGAAGACTATACCAACCGGGGCTCTATTGTAACGCCTTTAAAAGACCGGATTGACTCGCAAATCATTACCCACTATCCGAAAACTTTGGAAATAGGCAAGCAGATTACCTTGCAGGAAGCCAAGATTAAACCGGAACAAAAGCAATTAGTGAAAGTAAACCAATTGGTTAACGACCTGATTGAACAAGTAGCCATTGAAGCCCGCGATAGCGAGTACGTGGATGCCAAAAGTGGGGTATCGGCGCGGTTAACCATTGCGGCTTACGAAAACGTAATGAGTGCGGCGGAACGCCGGGTATTAATTAACGGCGAAAGCAAAACGTACGTGCGGGTATCTGATTTTCTGGCTGCCGTGCCGGCTATTACCGGGAAAGTGGAGTTGGTTTACGAAGGCGAGCAGGAGGGAGCCGCTATGGTGGCGCAAAACTTAATGGGCAAAGCCATTCGCAGCCAATTTTTAAATTATTTCCCCGATCCGGATAAGCAAAAAAAGCAGAAAGATAAAAACCCGTACAAACCTGTAACAGATTGGTTTGGCGAAGGCCATACGGTAGATGTTCTCGCTACTATGACCACTGCGGAATATAAGAAAGCGCTCAACAGTGTGCCTGGTTTGTCTAATTTAATTCAAAAGTTTCATCCGGAAAAAGACGAAACCGAAAAGTTATTTTTAATGGAATTTTGTTTGCACGGCTTGGCGGAACACAGCCTAATCAGCCGGAATAAATTAACCGCTGGTACCCAGTTTAAAGATTTGCTCAGCAGTATGTTTACCATGCCCAGCTTCGGCTCCGACGATGATGATGAAGATAATTATAAATAA
- a CDS encoding vWA domain-containing protein, with protein MAVGFRFTDYIPPQSENPNFDSLLKIFLQLLTISSGDASEALSWLSSLDKQYKMTSDEYGIGDFIQDLKEKGYLTEDGGSGEIKITPKTEQNIRKSALEEIFGKLKKSSKGNHNTPHTGIGDETSTDRREFRFGDSVEQIAMTDSIRNAQVNHGLGEFYLTEKDLEVTENEHKTQSSTVLMIDISHSMILYGEDRITPAKKVAMALAELVTQKYPKDTLDIIVFGNDAWQINVKDLPYLNVGPYHTNTVAGLELAMDILRKRKTPNKQIFMITDGKPTCLKEGTKYYKNSFGLDRKVVNKTLNLAAQCRRIKIPVTTFMIASDPYLKQFVEEFTAVNQGKAYFSSLQGLGHLIFEDYKQNRRKNL; from the coding sequence ATGGCAGTTGGCTTTCGTTTTACCGATTATATTCCTCCTCAATCCGAAAATCCTAATTTTGATTCCTTACTCAAAATATTCTTACAGCTTCTTACTATTTCGTCCGGCGATGCCAGTGAAGCACTTTCGTGGCTAAGTTCCCTGGATAAACAGTATAAAATGACATCCGACGAATACGGCATTGGTGATTTTATTCAGGATTTAAAAGAAAAAGGCTACCTGACCGAAGATGGGGGCAGTGGTGAGATTAAAATTACACCGAAAACAGAACAAAACATTCGTAAAAGTGCCCTGGAGGAAATCTTTGGGAAGCTTAAAAAATCCAGTAAAGGCAACCACAACACCCCGCACACCGGCATCGGCGACGAAACGTCCACCGATCGGCGGGAATTCCGCTTTGGCGATTCGGTGGAGCAAATTGCCATGACGGATTCTATCCGGAATGCCCAGGTAAACCACGGCTTAGGCGAATTTTACTTAACCGAAAAAGACCTGGAAGTAACCGAAAACGAACATAAAACCCAAAGTTCAACGGTTTTAATGATCGATATTTCGCACTCTATGATTTTGTACGGCGAAGACCGGATAACGCCCGCTAAAAAAGTAGCTATGGCCTTAGCCGAACTGGTTACGCAGAAATACCCGAAAGATACCCTGGATATAATCGTTTTTGGCAACGATGCCTGGCAGATAAACGTGAAAGATTTGCCGTATTTAAACGTGGGCCCGTACCACACCAATACCGTAGCGGGCTTAGAACTGGCCATGGATATTTTACGGAAGCGGAAAACGCCGAATAAGCAAATTTTTATGATTACCGATGGTAAACCCACCTGCCTGAAAGAAGGCACCAAGTACTACAAAAATTCTTTTGGCCTGGACCGGAAAGTAGTGAATAAAACCTTAAACCTGGCGGCCCAGTGCCGGCGGATTAAAATACCCGTAACAACCTTTATGATTGCCTCTGATCCTTATTTAAAGCAATTCGTAGAGGAATTTACGGCGGTAAACCAAGGCAAAGCTTACTTCAGCAGTCTGCAAGGTTTAGGTCACTTAATCTTCGAAGACTACAAACAAAATCGCCGCAAAAATTTGTAA